ATTCTTATAATAATTTAAAAACTAAAATTAAAGAACAAGGGAGTCATCAACCGCGTGCTCTACTTTCTTATTATTTAAGTATATTGAAATTAATTGAGAAATATTCAACATCAACTTTTTGTCCTATCGTAATCGATTCTCCAAATCAACAGGATCAAAGTGAAGAAAATTTAAATAAAATGTTAAACGCTATTATGAATGAACGACCAAAAGATTCACAATTAATATTAGCTGTTGTGGATAAACCTAGTGTTGATATTAAAGGTAGTTATGAAATGATTAACTTTACTCAAGAACACCAGTTATTAGAAGCAGAAGAATACAATGCCGTGTTAGAAGAAATAAAAGATATACTTACTTATTCTTCATTATCCAATTCATAAGATAAAATAAAAAACACAAAAGATCCTGTAAGAGGTTCTTTTTGTGTCTTTATTATAAAATCTTTGAAAAAATAACATTGTTAGTATTCTCCAAAACACATATATTTATTTCCAATCAAGCTTAATAGTTCAAGTCTATCCTTAATATCTTCTTCATCGTAAAGATATTCAATTTCACCAATTAGCCCTTGCGTTACTGTACAAGTTAAGGTGAATTTTTAAAGATGTATCTCCTTTGTATTAGATGTAGTGTATATTTGTGATAAATGATACCTGTTCAATACAATTGATTAAATATTTATTGTGTCTTTTTTATATAGTAAAGAAAAAAGCACCCTATTGGATGCTTATCATGAAGTATTTAAAGTTATTTATAAATTAAATACAAGTAAAAAATATATGCTACAACTTACTATAACTTTTAATATCTTTAAGTGAAATTAATGAGTGAATCCTCCACCAAGTTGATGTTCCGCCATAGCTACTAAGCGTTTTGTGATTTCACCACCAACAGAACCGTTTGCACGAGATGTCGTATCTGGACCAAGCTGTACACCAAATTCTTGTGCAATTTCATACTTCATTTGATCAATTGAGTTCTCAGCACCTTGAACTAATACTTCATTATTATTTCTGTTATTCTTTTTAACCATATGTATCACCTCCTACGGTTTTAATATGCTACGAAACATGGAAAAATATCTATTCCATTTTATGTTAAATGAATGTTTGAAAGTTTCTATTCCAATTTAATAAGAAAAACAAAAAGAACTTGTAGCAATCACTACAAGTTCTTTTTGAGATAATGTTAATAATGTTGGTTTGGAATAAAGTTCAATTAAAATCGTGCTACAAATGTTGATTTTACAATAGAAGAAACCCACCCATTTTGAAGAAAAGATTGATCAAAATGGATAGGTATAATTTTGTGGAGGAGTTATTTTTTATAAAAAAGTTTGATTAAAACTTACTTAGAATTCTTTAATTGAAAAGGAATAAAACGATGTAACTTTTTTGTAAACGATACATCTTTTTTAAAAACGGTTAAACTTTCTTCAAATCGGTACGACTTTGTTTTAAATCGACATCAGAAGTATTTTATTAGCTGTTGTTTATGGTAATATCTTTATACAATTTCTCAAATAGTTCTAATGGAAGTGAAAACTTAGTTGTTTTATCCCCTCGCCAATAAGTAACTATTTCTACTGTATTTCCACTTTTCTTAACTTCTAACAGGGCATTTTCCCCCTTATCCCTTATAGAAACAAAGTTTTCCCCGTTTCTCTTCTCGCTTTGTTTGTAGTCATAATTTAAATTAAAATTGCTCATACAATTGCTCCCTTCATCAAAATAAAACCCTTCAATGAAATTATAAATCTTGATGGTCTTAGTTTATCATAAGTTCCATCCAACACTTTGATTGAAGAGATAAAGCATCGCATCTTTTTTATAAACGTCGCAACTTTCTTCAAAACTTCGCGTCTTTTTTTAAAACATCGTGACTTTATTTCAAATCTACAATTGTTATCCTTGCTCAATTAAAGCGCCCTATTGTTGAAGATCGTTATTGAAGAAAAGCCCCCGTTACTTTAAGTACATTTATTCACAAACTTTGGTGTATTTCTATAAAGAAAGGAACTGATTTAACAGTTCCCCTTATAGATATTTTCCCCAATGAACAACTAGATCCAGTCCGCACTTTCATCAGCAAGTTTTTGTAGATCATTCATAAAAACACTTGCGTGATAACCATCACAAACAGCATGATGAATTTGTAATGAGATAGGTAGGAATAATTCATCATTTACTTGTGAATATTTCCCTCCAGTTATTATTGGTAAGAGAAAATCTCCACCATTATTAATATTTAAATTAAATGCTGTAAAAGAACTCCAAGGAACCATAGATATCGGAATATTATTATCTGGTATAGGTATTTTTGGAAATAAACTACCTGTACCATTGTATTTTTCTACATCCTTTTCATATTGAGAATGAAACTCAGAAAAATCAGCTAAATTTGGTGACCAGATGCTAGAAAATGTGTGCGTCTTCTTATCAAAAATTGTATAAGAAGGGAAAATCTCTGTCCAATAACCTAAATTACCTTCCGAGTTAAAACTAGTTCTAAATTCTCTGTGGGAATTGACTATTTTTGT
This genomic stretch from Bacillus pseudomycoides harbors:
- a CDS encoding alpha/beta-type small acid-soluble spore protein — its product is MVKKNNRNNNEVLVQGAENSIDQMKYEIAQEFGVQLGPDTTSRANGSVGGEITKRLVAMAEHQLGGGFTH
- the catA gene encoding type A chloramphenicol O-acetyltransferase, encoding MKFNIINRDNWYRKEYFEHYLQQQTTFSLTNEINITILMKNLKKKNYKLYPAFIFMVTKIVNSHREFRTSFNSEGNLGYWTEIFPSYTIFDKKTHTFSSIWSPNLADFSEFHSQYEKDVEKYNGTGSLFPKIPIPDNNIPISMVPWSSFTAFNLNINNGGDFLLPIITGGKYSQVNDELFLPISLQIHHAVCDGYHASVFMNDLQKLADESADWI